Proteins encoded by one window of Lacipirellulaceae bacterium:
- a CDS encoding aquaporin, with the protein MALTTNQRAVLSELLGTFLFCFIGIAAVLATFPPIESGGGLLGVALAHGLGIAIAVNCFWGHGGAHFNPAVTVALLTVGKIKLPLAIQYIAVQILAAAVASLCCVAIFPEAVIDAGMLAIPRPGVFPGESQPWITPGGILLAEFLLTFLLMTAIYGAAIDPTGKPMNIAAFGIGLAVTALILAGGPITGASMNPARSLGPALVYSLFGGARSSEAFALHWCYWVATIAGAIVAAQLYEMFLISRTESGKREDG; encoded by the coding sequence ATGGCGCTAACCACCAACCAACGTGCTGTCCTCAGCGAGCTGCTCGGAACGTTCCTCTTCTGTTTCATCGGCATCGCCGCCGTCCTGGCAACGTTTCCTCCAATTGAATCTGGCGGCGGATTACTTGGCGTGGCGCTGGCCCACGGACTTGGGATCGCAATTGCCGTCAATTGTTTTTGGGGACACGGCGGGGCACACTTCAACCCAGCGGTGACGGTGGCGCTTCTGACCGTGGGAAAGATTAAGCTCCCGCTGGCGATTCAGTACATCGCGGTTCAAATTCTGGCCGCGGCGGTTGCTTCGCTCTGCTGCGTGGCGATCTTCCCTGAAGCAGTCATTGATGCGGGAATGCTGGCGATCCCCCGCCCTGGCGTTTTCCCAGGTGAGTCGCAACCCTGGATCACCCCCGGCGGCATTCTCTTAGCCGAGTTCCTTCTCACATTCCTACTAATGACCGCCATCTACGGGGCGGCAATCGACCCCACGGGAAAACCGATGAACATCGCTGCCTTCGGCATCGGACTAGCAGTCACGGCACTGATTCTGGCCGGAGGTCCGATCACCGGGGCTTCGATGAACCCGGCCCGCTCGCTGGGTCCCGCATTGGTCTATTCACTGTTTGGCGGGGCGCGCAGCAGTGAGGCTTTTGCACTACACTGGTGTTACTGGGTCGCCACAATTGCGGGCGCTATTGTAGCGGCTCAGCTTTATGAAATGTTCTTGATAAGTCGTACCGAATCGGGGAAACGCGAAGATGGGTAG